The genomic interval GTCCATGACGCGGCTCATCCGCGCCTGGGCTATTTCGGTGTCGCCGTCAAATTCATCGCCGACCACCTTGCCCATCTGCGCCAGGGCCGGTCCCGCGAAAAACAGTGACGCCGCGATTGCTATTCCAAGTCCTTTCACGCTCATGCTCCGCTGTCAAAATCCTGCCGCACGAATTATACCATACTCCCGCCGCGCCCGCATTGACGCCTGAAAGAGAAACCTCTCTCCGCGGCTGATGAGGATTATATGATGAAGCGCAAAACCCGCGCATGGGCCAAAGGACCTATATTTTGGGTTTCTCAAAAAAATGGCTTCCCGGACGCAAATGCGGCTCCCGGTCAGAGATTTCCCGACGAGCATTTTCCCCGCGGGCCGCAATCCCGTTTTCGCTTTCCAAGCCTTGCCGGGGGATATTTGATAAAATCTGACCGGAGGATTTATGATGCGAATTGTCATGCTTGCGGCGTTTTTTGTGTCATGTTCCGACGCGCGCTCTTTGGCGCAGTCGCGTCCCTGCGTGGCCTGCGGGGGGTTCTACACCGCCGATTCCGGACAGCTTTCCGCCGAGGTGGCGGGGTATTTAAGGAAAGACTCGTCCGGGGTGAAGACGCAGGGGCCCGTTTACGGGCTGCTGGTTCCTCATGCCGGGTACCATTATTCCGGCAAAATCGCGGCGGAGGCGTATGCGCGGCTGACGGGGGATTATGACGTGGTGGCGGTAATCGGCACCGCGCATTATGTCCCGGTGAAGGCCGCTGCGCTGATGAAAGGCGCGTTTGAAACCCCGCTGGGCGCCGTCCCCGTGGACGGAGAGCTCGCCGACAAACTGGCGCAGGACAAGGAACTCTTTGAAATTCAGCCGGAGGCGCACGCGCGCGAGCATTCGGTTGAGGTGCAGCTTCCGTTCCTTATAAAGAAGCTGAAAAAGCCGTTCAAAATCCTGCCAATTGTGCTAAACACCGGAGATTACGACACCGCCGCCAAAATCGGCGCGGCGCTTGGCCGCGCGCTTGCGGGCAGAAAAGCGCTTGTGGTGGTTTCCACCGATTTTTCGCATTATCCTCCGGCGGATACCGCCCGCATAAGCGATTTGTCCGCTCTGGCCGCGCTGGAGAGCATGGACAGCCGCTATTTCTTTCTGGCCAATGCCGCGCTGATGTCCGTGCGCCCTGCGGGGCTTGAATGCGTTGCCTGCGGGGAGGCCGCCGTCATCGCGGGGATGGAGGCGGTAAAGCAAATGGGCGCAAACAGGGCCTATGTGCTTAAATACGCCAATTCCGGGGAACTGACCGGCGATGGCAAACGTTCCGTCGGCTACGCCGCGGCGGTGTTTTCCGCCGCTAAAACGTCGGCCTCCTTAAAATGGGATTTGACGGGAAAGGAAAAGTCGGAGCTTGTCTCCCTGGCGCAGAACGCCGTGCGCTCCCATATGGCCCAAAAACCTGTTCCCGCCGCGCTTTCCGCGGACACCAAATTCAACCTGCCGGCGGCGGTGTTTGTAACCATCACCAGAAACGGCGCGCTGCGCGGCTGCATGGGCGCCACCGAGCCGCGCGGCACGCTGCTTAACTCCGTGCAGTATTTCGCGCAGGCGGCGGCTTTCATGGACGGCAGATTCGAGCCGGTAACTGAAACCGAGCTGCCGGAGCTGAGATACGAAATCTCCATACTCTCCCCGCCGGAGCCGGTGCGGTCTTTCAACGACATACAGCCCAAGATAAACGGCGTCATAGTGGAGCGGGACGGACACTCCGGCCTTTTCCTGCCGCAGGTGTGGGAACAGCTTCCGGTCAAAAGCGAGTTTATGTCCGAGCTTTGCTCCCAGAAGGCAAATCTGGACCGGGACTGCTGGAAAGACCCGAAAACAAAGCTGTATGTGTTTACCGTGTATTCGTTCAAATGAAAATGAGCGAGTTTGAGGCGCTGGC from Elusimicrobiales bacterium carries:
- the amrB gene encoding AmmeMemoRadiSam system protein B yields the protein MMRIVMLAAFFVSCSDARSLAQSRPCVACGGFYTADSGQLSAEVAGYLRKDSSGVKTQGPVYGLLVPHAGYHYSGKIAAEAYARLTGDYDVVAVIGTAHYVPVKAAALMKGAFETPLGAVPVDGELADKLAQDKELFEIQPEAHAREHSVEVQLPFLIKKLKKPFKILPIVLNTGDYDTAAKIGAALGRALAGRKALVVVSTDFSHYPPADTARISDLSALAALESMDSRYFFLANAALMSVRPAGLECVACGEAAVIAGMEAVKQMGANRAYVLKYANSGELTGDGKRSVGYAAAVFSAAKTSASLKWDLTGKEKSELVSLAQNAVRSHMAQKPVPAALSADTKFNLPAAVFVTITRNGALRGCMGATEPRGTLLNSVQYFAQAAAFMDGRFEPVTETELPELRYEISILSPPEPVRSFNDIQPKINGVIVERDGHSGLFLPQVWEQLPVKSEFMSELCSQKANLDRDCWKDPKTKLYVFTVYSFK